The Huiozyma naganishii CBS 8797 chromosome 6, complete genome genome includes a window with the following:
- the MNP1 gene encoding mitochondrial 54S ribosomal protein bL12m (similar to Saccharomyces cerevisiae MNP1 (YGL068W); ancestral locus Anc_6.213), which translates to MSMALRRCAPRMVRATVARRFGVCGSLRLQSTQAASGASERVTGIVDSVEQLTLLETSQLIAELKTRLNIPETAFAAAPGQFVGGGAAGGAVGAGTGGAASGEDANASAVPKEEEQTTFTVKLDSFDAKGKAKIIKEVKSLLGLSLVDAKKFVEGAPKTIKENIGKDDAQGIKDTFEKLGAKVSLE; encoded by the coding sequence ATGAGTATGGCACTGAGACGCTGTGCGCCACGTATGGTGCGGGCCACCGTTGCCCGGAGGTTTGGTGTCTGTGGGTCTTTGCGGTTGCAGAGCACGCAGGCTGCCAGTGGGGCGTCCGAACGTGTCACTGGGATAGTCGACTCTGTGGAGCAACTGACTCTCTTGGAGACGTCGCAGTTGATTGCTGAATTGAAGACGAGGTTGAACATCCCTGAGACGGCGTTTGCCGCTGCACCGGGCCAGtttgttggtggtggtgccgCTGGAGGAGCAGTTGGTGCCGGAACAGGGGGCGCTGCGTCTGGAGAGGACGCCAATGCCTCTGCTGTGccgaaggaggaggagcagACGACGTTCACGGTAAAGCTGGACTCCTTTGACGCGAAGGGCAAGGCGAAGATCATCAAGGAGGTAAAGTCGCTGCTTGGGTTGTCCCTCGTGGACGCGAAGAAGTTCGTGGAGGGTGCGCCCAAGACGATCAAGGAGAACATCGGGAAGGACGACGCGCAGGGAATCAAGGACACCTTCGAGAAGCTCGGTGCCAAAGTGTCCCTCGAATGA
- the RPB9 gene encoding DNA-directed RNA polymerase II core subunit RPB9 (similar to Saccharomyces cerevisiae RPB9 (YGL070C); ancestral locus Anc_6.212), with protein MTTFRFCRDCNNMLYPREDKDNKRLLFECRTCSYVEEAGSPLVYRHELITNIGETAGVVQDIGSDPTLPRSDRECPKCHSHENVFFQSQQRRGDTSMVLFFVCLSCSHIFTSDEKNKRTQFS; from the coding sequence ATGACGACTTTCAGGTTCTGCAGGGACTGCAACAACATGCTGTACCCGCGGGAGGACAAGGACAACAAGCGGCTGCTCTTCGAGTGCAGGACTTGCTCGTACGTCGAGGAGGCAGGTTCCCCGCTCGTGTACCGGCACGAGCTGATCACGAACATCGGGGAGACCGCAGGGGTCGTGCAAGATATAGGGTCCGACCCAACGCTGCCTAGGTCCGACAGGGAGTGTCCCAAGTGCCACTCGCACGAGAATGTGTTCTTTCAGTCGCAACAGCGTAGAGGTGACACGTCCATGgttctcttctttgtcTGCCTTTCCTGCTCGCACATCTTCACCTCGgacgagaagaacaagcGCACACAGTTCTCGTAA
- the AFT1 gene encoding DNA-binding transcription factor AFT1 (similar to Saccharomyces cerevisiae AFT1 (YGL071W) and AFT2 (YPL202C); ancestral locus Anc_6.211) — protein sequence MVPQSDSSLHSNVSNGSPLVDTPLIIHASAIRNSYLDSPKHDPHSPVVGYIPTRPSEHALTEHSMADDDICEAGGDVEGDDHRPNCPHCGDSSGTASSTPQNIQIALNKNQNKLIHLDPVPNFEDKADIKPWLQKIFYPQGIEIVIERSDHTKVIFKCKASKRGRKSQLPGFTMRHAQFGAECNDNLLVRDPTGPTGPARPSTEEGCDAENKQKKKRSVSRFNVCPFRVRATYSLKRKKWNIVVLNNTHSHDLVFNPDSEEYKKFKEKLRIDNDVEAIKRFDELEYRKRANLPIQTPMIPCDCGLTSEIQSFNIVLPTTAGADSNGPYNIGGAGKRTTTVNNIMTPLEGSSSPIVTTGASNMPTTNNNIVKKRKPARRPPPRVQRQRETMLRRNSERGVFQFEDGATHSLSSLNFDLTTSFIDDPIPHTSEGHAASDLTNTDFMASLNAGNLVDLNEIDFTDIFTKPAVQPQSQSQSQSQSQPPATMPQGRPTVASTNPLRSVYDTLDDCASSLLTPSLDDSKSILEANFMSGALYDEFMSANASTSEPPLPSTQRGDVLEQLLNPDGSPAGKDEPLPWLHEF from the coding sequence ATGGTTCCCCAGTCAGATTCGAGTCTACATTCGAACGTGTCGAATGGATCTCCGCTTGTGGATACACCATTGATAATACATGCATCGGCAATACGAAATTCCTATTTGGACTCGCCGAAACACGATCCACACTCGCCCGTGGTCGGGTATATACCGACACGGCCCAGCGAACACGCATTGACGGAACATTCGATGGCGGATGACGATATTTGCGAGGCAGGCGGAGACGTAGAGGGTGATGATCACCGGCCGAACTGCCCGCACTGTGGGGACAGTTCTGGGACTGCGTCCTCCACTCCACAGAACATTCAAATTGCATTAAACAAGAACCAGAACAAGTTGATCCATTTGGACCCGGTGCCGAACTTCGAGGACAAAGCAGACATCAAACCCTGGCTGCAGAAGATCTTCTACCCGCAGGGGATCGAGATCGTGATAGAGCGGTCCGACCACACGAAGGTGATCTTCAAATGCAAGGCGTCGAAACGTGGGAGGAAGTCGCAACTGCCTGGTTTTACGATGAGGCATGCCCAATTTGGGGCAGAGTGTAACGATAACCTGCTTGTGCGCGACCCTACGGGTCCTACGGGCCCTGCGCGGCCCTCTACGGAGGAAGGATGCGACGCCGAgaacaagcagaagaagaagaggtCCGTGTCTCGGTTCAATGTGTGTCCCTTCCGTGTACGAGCGACatactctttgaagagaaaaaaatggaacaTTGTCGTTTTGAACAACACTCACTCGCATGACCTCGTGTTCAACCCGGACTCCGAGGagtacaagaagttcaaggaAAAACTACGCATAGACAACGACGTTGAGGCAATCAAGCGGTTCGATGAGCTGGAGTACAGGAAGCGAGCGAACCTCCCAATCCAAACACCAATGATCCCCTGCGACTGCGGGCTCACTTCTGAGATCCAAAGTTTCAACATCGTGCTGCCGACGACGGCGGGGGCGGATTCTAACGGGCCTTATAACATTGGCGGTGCGGGCAAGCGGACCACGACTGTAAATAACATCATGACCCCTCTCGAGGGGTCCTCTAGTCCGATTGTCACTACCGGGGCCTCCAACATGCCTACCACGAACAACAACATAGTAAAGAAGCGGAAACCCGCGAGAAGACCGCCACCACGCGTACAGCGACAGCGGGAGACGATGCTGCGGCGGAACAGCGAGCGCGGTGTGTTCCAATTTGAGGACGGCGCCACTCACTCGTTGTCGAGCCTGAACTTCGACCTTACAACCAGCTTTATAGACGACCCGATCCCACACACGAGTGAGGGTCACGCTGCCTCTGACTTGACGAACACCGATTTCATGGCATCATTAAATGCTGGTAATTTAGTTGATCTGAATGAGATCGATTTCACTGACATATTCACGAAGCCCGCTGTGCAGCCACAGTCACAGTCACAGTCGCAGTCGCAGTCGCAACCACCAGCGACAATGCCACAGGGGCGACCCACCGTTGCGAGCACGAACCCGCTGCGGAGCGTGTATGACACGCTGGACGATTGTGCGTCGTCTCTGTTGACGCCGAGCCTGGACGACTCGAAATCGATCCTCGAGGCGAACTTCATGTCTGGGGCGCTGTACGACGAGTTCATGAGTGCGAACGCAAGCACGAGCGAGCCACCGTTGCCCAGTACTCAGCGCGGCGACGTCCTCGAGCAACTGCTGAACCCAGACGGTTCCCCCGCGGGCAAGGACGAGCCGCTGCCCTGGCTGCACGAGTTCTGA
- the HSF1 gene encoding stress-responsive transcription factor HSF1 (similar to Saccharomyces cerevisiae HSF1 (YGL073W); ancestral locus Anc_6.209), producing MAEDKGTEKLPDLYDEEIADMLHPDALFSNDTPAFAEPNDEDLNKNQSVRVSLEEGKPKSPTSVSTTTVEDIINPYFETAANKARNDASAERSLMLARDANHAHIIRRNSPLNAFHGEAPLASDELLSSNILRNSLQSPQYTDRNNQLQQQQQQQQTRRGNSHKTRPAFVNKLWSMLNDQANLDLIRWADDGKSFIVTNREKFVHDILPKYFKHSNFASFVRQLNMYGWHKVQDVKSGSIQNSTDDRWQFENEHFQKGREDLLHKIVRQKSTTNSQQQQQHQQQHVSTLPAINSAVSNLTSEQRNELLKKISGYQLPSNLNPTGTLHITNGPESIAQQTNIGTLLDDLEQIKYNQVAISKDLLRISKDNEMLWKENMIARERHRTQQQALEKIFRFLAAMMPHMDQKLIMDGMVDAGAHQINEEGVESANTGQAEGNRMNEALFDEIISNTTNDQEANSVQGASSLHRAGAARRDHVGNQEHHNTYLEDLTDLEESRFRGGHTPLRPSTRLLLKNRANSNNSQSHRPTISPVDLGDLGARSVDKHTGRISEIPFDEDDHIGSKLSNDSINHHSIEEIRTTPTLSSKNRSPRMEDYKGSASERDDSHRVEEPSPEIDDGGAMIDHLQDSIENQDERIHHLEEMIQEIAPHLMTAQGSAAPQQGTNTATTAEPVPQGLQGSQVPQVPQGTTEGEPLEQPGVSPGLDHSLFTPFGGFSLQDYFGNDAATHPDAGSGLTPLLIDDPGAVAGALPSGEQERGPATGDEQRTKRQKL from the coding sequence ATGGCGGAAGACAAAGGTACGGAAAAGTTGCCGGATCTGTACGATGAGGAAATAGCCGATATGTTACACCCGGATGCGTTGTTTTCGAACGACACGCCTGCGTTTGCAGAGCCCAATGATGAGGACCTAAATAAGAATCAAAGTGTCAGAGTGAGTCTAGAGGAAGGCAAGCCGAAGAGTCCCACTAGTGTATCAACCACCACGGTGGAAGATATCATAAACCCATATTTTGAGACTGCTGCGAATAAAGCAAGAAATGACGCCAGTGCGGAGAGATCACTGATGCTCGCTAGGGATGCCAACCATGCTCACATAATACGAAGAAACTCTCCACTGAACGCCTTCCACGGAGAGGCACCCTTAGCGAGTGACGAGTTACTCTCTTCTAATATTCTGAGAAACTCTCTACAGTCTCCACAGTACACAGATAGGAACAAtcagttgcaacagcaacagcaacaacaacaaacgaGGCGAGGTAACTCGCACAAGACACGACCGGCGTTCGTGAATAAGTTATGGAGCATGCTTAACGATCAAGCAAACCTTGACTTGATTCGGTGGGCTGATGATGGGAAGTCGTTCATTGTTACAAACAGGGAGAAGTTTGTCCACGATATCTTACCCAAATACTTCAAACATTCAAATTTTGCATCGTTTGTCCGGCAATTGAACATGTACGGATGGCACAAGGTCCAAGACGTGAAGTCTGGGTCGATACAAAACAGCACAGATGACAGATGGCAATTTGAAAACGAGCATTTCCAGAAAGGGAGGGAAGACTTACTGCATAAGATCGTCAGACAGAAGAGCACAACAAACAgccagcaacaacaacaacatcagcagcagcacgTTTCTACACTTCCAGCTATAAACTCAGCGGTCTCGAATCTAACTTCCGAACAGAGGAatgaacttttgaagaaaattaGCGGCTACCAACTTCCTTCCAACTTGAACCCTACTGGGACTCTACACATTACAAACGGGCCCGAATCCATTGCACAGCAGACAAATATTGGTACTTTACTGGACGATTTAGAACAGATCAAGTACAACCAAGTTGCCATTTCGAAGGACCTGTTACGAATCAGCAAGGACAACGAAATGTTATGGAAGGAGAACATGATTGCGAGGGAGAGACACCggacgcagcagcaggcTTTGGAGAAGATCTTCCGGTTTTTGGCAGCGATGATGCCACACATGGATCAGAAGTTGATCATGGATGGCATGGTGGATGCTGGTGCACACCAGATAAACGAGGAGGGCGTTGAAAGTGCCAACACGGGCCAAGCAGAGGGCAATCGGATGAACGAGGCATTGTTTGATGAGATCATCAGCAACACTACAAACGACCAGGAGGCGAATTCAGTCCAAGGTGCGTCGTCGTTGCACAGGGCTGGTGCTGCGAGGAGGGACCACGTTGGCAACCAAGAACACCACAACACATATTTGGAGGATCTTACTGACTTGGAGGAGAGCAGGTTCAGAGGCGGGCACACTCCCCTGAGGCCCAGTACGCGGCTATTGTTGAAGAATCGAGCCAACTCGAACAACTCACAGAGTCACCGCCCTACGATCTCCCCTGTAGACCTGGGGGACTTGGGTGCCAGGTCCGTTGACAAGCACACGGGCCGTATATCTGAGATCCCGtttgacgaggacgacCATATCGGGTCGAAGCTATCGAACGACTCGATCAACCATCACTCAATCGAGGAGATCCGGACCACGCCTACTCTTTCCTCGAAGAACAGGAGTCCTCGAATGGAGGATTACAAAGGCAGTGCCTCCGAGCGCGACGACAGCCATCGTGTCGAGGAACCCTCGCCCGAAATCGACGACGGTGGGGCCATGATCGATCATTTGCAAGACAGTATAGAGAACCAAGACGAACGAATCCACCACTTGGAGGAGATGATACAAGAGATAGCCCCGCACCTGATGACCGCGCAGGGTTCAGCTGCCCCACAACAGGGCACCAAtactgctactactgcCGAGCCTGTTCCGCAGGGTCTGCAGGGTTCACAGGTCCCACAGGTCCCACAGGGTACGACAGAAGGGGAACCTTTGGAGCAGCCCGGTGTGTCCCCCGGTCTGGACCACTCGCTGTTCACCCCATTTGGCGGGTTCTCACTACAGGACTACTTCGGTAACGACGCCGCTACGCACCCGGATGCCGGGTCCGGACTGACCCCGCTACTCATCGACGATCCAGGCGCCGTGGCAGGTGCCCTGCCAAGCGGTGAACAAGAACGAGGGCCGGCCACGGGCGACGAGCAACGGACCAAACGGCAGAAACTCTGA
- the MPS2 gene encoding Mps2p (similar to Saccharomyces cerevisiae MPS2 (YGL075C) and CSM4 (YPL200W); ancestral locus Anc_6.208) codes for MTTDGDTNDVLNYLWGEVDPLNKGFIYGRDFPEFIRELHRLLPPQHLSTTYDTALIGNFGKEHNTEKIYKVILDDYLEGLIGTSFSEFVKKNQISLPNRKENLPENGSNIPEGAELKPPLLVPEHLGHQKEPEKNSIPQTELYKLKYEQLKSEYEFYKKRTAEDTWKRQGASLNDEYILHEFRKQVNEQSDIILKLKSQLDRREPVKLQDPQESDNRNEPSGERYQRGVQKLRTYIKYIALPLLLWAIIHFAILPSDQDDIDMAPYQLENWWEKIPLLNGLVSYFSDILNDYAEPSVSPSHMSAENIEAYNEIFGIR; via the coding sequence ATGACCACCGATGGAGATACAAATGACGTTTTGAATTACTTGTGGGGGGAAGTTGACCCTCTTAACAAGGGATTCATATATGGTAGGGATTTCCCAGAGTTTATAAGAGAATTGCATAGATTGCTGCCGCCGCAGCACCTATCAACCACCTACGATACTGCGTTGATTGGTAATTTTGGGAAGGAACATAACACGGAGAAGATTTACAAAGTTATACTAGACGACTATTTGGAGGGGCTCATTGGTACCTCTTTCAGTGAGTTTGTCAAAAAGAATCAAATTTCGCTTCCTAACCGGAAGGAAAATTTACCGGAAAATGGGAGCAATATACCAGAGGGAGCTGAATTAAAACCACCGCTGCTTGTTCCAGAACACCTCGGCCATCAGAAGGAGCCGGAAAAGAACTCTATTCCTCAAACTGAATTGTATAAACTCAAATATGAGCAACTGAAGAGCGAATACGAATTTTACAAGAAACGCACAGCAGAGGATACTTGGAAGAGGCAGGGTGCATCCCTGAACGATGAATACATCTTACACGAGTTCAGAAAACAAGTAAACGAACAGTCTGATATTATTCTAAAGTTAAAATCTCAGCTAGATAGGAGAGAACCTGTAAAGCTGCAAGATCCACAAGAAAGTGATAACCGAAATGAACCAAGCGGCGAAAGGTACCAACGGGGCGTCCAAAAACTTCGAACATACATCAAATACATTGCGTTGCCTCTGCTACTCTGGGCAATAATACACTTCGCGATCTTACCTTCCGACCAAGACGATATAGATATGGCACCATACCAGCTCGAAAATTGGTGGGAAAAAATACCTCTACTGAATGGATTAGTAAGTTACTTCTCAGATATACTGAACGACTACGCAGAACCGTCTGTATCACCTTCACACATGTCGGCTGAGAACATTGAGGCTTATAACGAGATATTCGGGATACGGTAA
- the RPL7A gene encoding 60S ribosomal protein uL30 (similar to Saccharomyces cerevisiae RPL7A (YGL076C) and RPL7B (YPL198W); ancestral locus Anc_6.206), which translates to MAAQKVLTPESQLKKTKANQQTAEQVAAERAVRKAANKEKRAIILQRNAAYQQEYVAAERAVIDAKREARATGSYYVEAQPKLVFVVRIKGINKIAPKPRKVLQLLRLNQINTGTFVKVTKATTELLKLIEPYVAYGYPSYSTIRQLVYKRGFGKINKQRIALSDNSIIEANLGKYGILSIDDLIHEIVTVGPHFKQANNFLWPFKLSNPSGGWGVPRKFKHFIQGGAFGNREQFINKLVKSMN; encoded by the exons ATGGCTGCCCA aaaagttttgacCCCAGAATCTCAATTAAAGAAGACCAAGGCTAACCAGCAAACTGCTGAACAAGTTGCTGCCGAGAGAGCTGTCCGCAAGGCC GCTAACAAGGAAAAGAGAGCCATCATCTTGCAGAGAAACGCTGCTTACCAACAGGAGTacgttgctgctgaaagAGCTGTCATTGACGCCAAGCGTGAAGCCAGAGCCACCGGTTCTTACTACGTCGAAGCCCAACCAAAGTTGGTCTTTGTTGTTAGAATCAAGGGTATCAACAAGATTGCTCCAAAGCCAAGAAAGGTTCTACAATTGTTGAGATTGAACCAAATCAACACCGGTACCTTCGTCAAGGTCACCAAGGCCACCACCGaattgttgaagttgatcGAACCATACGTCGCATACGGTTACCCATCCTACTCCACCATCAGACAGTTGGTTTACAAGAGAGGTTTCGGTAAGATCAACAAGCAAAGAATTGCTTTGTCCGACAACTCCATCATTGAGGCCAACTTGGGTAAGTACGGTATTCTATCCATCGACGACTTGATCCACGAGATCGTCACCGTCGGCCCTCACTTCAAGCAAGCCAACAACTTCTTGTGGCCATTCAAGCTATCCAACCCATCTGGTGGCTGGGGTGTTCCAAGAAAGTTCAAGCACTTCATCCAAGGTGGTGCTTTCGGTAACAGAGAGcaattcatcaacaagTTGGTTAAGTCCATGAACTAA
- the DBP3 gene encoding RNA-dependent ATPase DBP3 (similar to Saccharomyces cerevisiae DBP3 (YGL078C); ancestral locus Anc_6.204): protein MTTAERKEKKRLSEDAEAIEKKHKKHKKDKKEKKHKTDKKHKKDKKHKKETKESTNETAEIPVETKDVGVVEQDVPVSVNKSSGSYTQSEVLTKLPQSDVDDFYKENEVSVKDPTELNLRPLLSFDHVQFDRRIQSVIAKFPKPTPIQSVSWPYLLSGKDVIGVAETGSGKTLAFGVPAVNHIIETSKTVSGIQALIISPTRELASQIYDNLIPLTDKVGLECCCVYGGVPKDEQRMKLRKCHIVVATPGRLLDLLQEGSVNLSKVNYLVLDEADRMLEKGFEEDIKNIIRETAPHGRQTLMFTATWPKEVRELAATFMNQPVKVSIGNRDELSANKRIKQIVEVVEQRSKDRKLLDLLKKYQSGAKKDEKVLIFALYKKEAARVERNLKYNGYNVVAIHGDLTQQQRTHALNEFKTGSSNLLLATDVAARGLDIPNVKTVINLTFPLTVEDYVHRIGRTGRAGQTGVAHTLFTEEAKHLAGGLVNVLNGANQPVPEDLIKFGTHTKKKEHGAYGAFFKDVDMSKKPKKITFD from the coding sequence ATGACTACTGCTGAACGTaaggagaaaaagagacTGAGCGAAGACGCTGAAGCtattgaaaagaaacacaagaaacacaagaaggataagaaggaaaagaagcacaagacggacaagaaacacaagaaggataagaagCACAAGAAGGAGACCAAGGAGTCCACAAATGAAACCGCTGAAATTCCAGTGGAAACAAAAGACGTTGGTGTTGTGGAACAGGACGTTCCCGTTTCTGTCAACAAGAGCTCTGGTTCCTACACTCAGAGCGAGGTATTGACCAAGTTACCTCAGTCCGATGTCGACGACTTCTACAAGGAGAACGAGGTCTCTGTCAAGGACCCAACGGAGCTGAACTTGCGTCCACTTTTGTCCTTTGACCACGTGCAGTTCGACCGGAGGATCCAATCTGTCATCGCCAAGTTCCCCAAACCAACACCCATCCAGTCTGTATCGTGGCCATACTTGCTATCAGGTAAGGATGTTATTGGTGTTGCTGAAACAGGGTCCGGTAAAACTTTAGCCTTCGGTGTTCCCGCCGTGAACCACATTATTGAAACCTCGAAGACCGTGAGCGGGATTCAGGCCCTGATCATCTCGCCTACAAGAGAACTGGCTTCACAAATCTACGATAACCTAATCCCTCTTACCGATAAAGTAGGTTTGGAGTGCTGCTGTGTTTACGGTGGTGTTCCAAAGGACGAACAAAGGATGAAACTGAGGAAATGTCACATCGTTGTCGCAACTCCGGGGAGACTGCTGGATCTACTCCAGGAGGGGTCTGTCAACTTGTCCAAGGTCAACTACCTGGTCTTGGATGAGGCTGACAGGATGCTGGAGAAGGGGTTCGAGGAGGACATCAAGAACATCATCAGAGAAACTGCTCCACACGGCAGACAAACGCTGATGTTCACAGCCACCTGGCCAAAGGAAGTTCGTGAACTAGCAGCTACTTTTATGAACCAACCTGTCAAAGTGTCCATTGGTAACAGAGACGAGTTGTCAGCTAACAAGAGAATCAAGCAAATAGTGGAAGTTGTGGAGCAGCGTTCAAAGGACAGGAAATTGCTGGACCtattgaagaagtaccagTCTGGCGCCAAGAAGGACGAAAAGGTGTTAATCTTTGCCTTGTACAAGAAGGAGGCGGCCCGTGTCGAGAGAAACCTGAAATACAACGGCTATAACGTTGTTGCAATTCACGGTGACTTgacacaacaacagagaACCCATGCTCTAAATGAGTTCAAAACTGGAAGCTCCAATCTGTTGTTGGCTACCGATGTCGCTGCCAGGGGTCTGGATATCCCTAACGTGAAGACAGTTATCAACCTAACCTTCCCATTAACCGTCGAGGATTACGTCCACAGAATCGGTAGAACCGGTAGGGCAGGCCAAACTGGTGTAGCACACACCTTGTTTACAGAAGAAGCCAAACATTTGGCAGGTGGGCTGGTTAACGTTTTGAATGGTGCAAACCAGCCTGTTCCAGAAGATTTGATCAAGTTTGGTACTCacacaaagaagaaggaacaTGGTGCTTATGGtgctttcttcaaggatGTGGATATGTCcaagaaaccaaagaagatTACTTTTGACTGA
- the KXD1 gene encoding Kxd1p (similar to Saccharomyces cerevisiae YGL079W; ancestral locus Anc_6.202) yields MLDYLTRHPTVYHQMDSRSRDSQTPSISSQSYAILVDNAAMLQLSDSTSSNGSGSEDDNSITSGDDPDAAAVDKGHVSDEEAGDLSAHSDELLNNENIQAPASRGVFMDNGQDQDPSSTIDVSKYIFDALIQAIEPTGFSKAISLQSKTSAEINAKSLELKQLVKETQEKLRYLSVRYDRGVATSKSINESLAYSKDRIEKINAVLRTDFPIEFNQVRDKVLERTLSEEEEEEGSTPTP; encoded by the coding sequence ATGTTAGACTACCTTACAAGACATCCAACCGTATACCACCAGATGGATTCGCGTAGCAGGGACTCACAGACACCAAGCATAAGTTCACAGTCCTATGCAATCCTTGTGGATAATGCGGCCATGTTACAATTATCAGATTCCACGAGCAGCAACGGAAGTGGCAGCGAAGATGACAACAGTATAACAAGCGGCGATGATCCCGATGCTGCTGCAGTAGATAAGGGTCACGTATCAGACGAGGAAGCTGGTGATTTGTCGGCACATTCAGACGAATTGCTTAACAACGAGAACATACAGGCGCCCGCCTCGAGAGGTGTGTTCATGGACAACGGACAAGATCAGGATCCGAGTTCCACGATAGACGTCTCTAAATACATATTCGACGCGTTGATACAGGCCATAGAACCGACGGGGTTTTCCAAAGCTATCTCTTTACAGTCGAAGACTTCTGCTGAGATTAATGCCAAGAGTTTGGAGCTGAAACAACTGGTCAAGGAAACTCAAGAGAAGTTGAGATATTTGTCTGTAAGATACGACAGGGGTGTAGCCACTTCGAAAAGCATTAATGAAAGTTTAGCATACTCCAAGGATAGAATTGAGAAGATCAATGCTGTTCTGAGAACGGATTTTCCTATTGAGTTCAATCAAGTTCGAGATAAGGTTCTAGAAAGGACACTAagtgaggaagaagaggaggaagggAGTACTCCCACTCCCTAA
- the KNAG0F02070 gene encoding uncharacterized protein (similar to Saccharomyces cerevisiae YGL081W; ancestral locus Anc_6.196) has protein sequence MTFQQRIIPFYLGEGAEDLLLRCEIQRAGHKKSSSRRQRQDNLCFKGKSLSAHHAVLEVEQPRIWDLSESIAEQFLVRLTTQGEYPSVNLGLNNIRQLSRNFMIRQNDIIGLVAREVICNGYTEIESRYKFQVRFERDTELAEKWYLIFMDVTGKLQYETARNYLEAARFVNYSNKLADCERVFKYSMPKAIEDHEFDAAAVRDDQEQQSSEESRCVSIGSSCEERETQISLSKYFDPQLYCDYEQLTSEPCQSMVYLDVNAINLSVDEVNTDSLEPLEEQLLSKSKHPGKSKHEDSLSASLYRAVLYSLCLSLGAIFTLLFLASQDDSVEYDMY, from the coding sequence ATGACGTTTCAACAGAGGATTATACCATTTTATTTGGGAGAAGGTGCAGAGGATTTGCTTCTACGGTGCGAGATCCAAAGAGCTGGTCATAAGAAATCATCCAGTAGGAGGCAGCGGCAAGATAACCTTTGTTTTAAAGGGAAGTCCCTAAGTGCACACCATGCCGTGCTCGAAGTGGAGCAGCCCAGGATATGGGACCTGTCCGAGTCCATTGCCGAGCAGTTCCTCGTGCGCTTGACCACGCAAGGCGAATATCCATCCGTAAACCTTGGGCTCAACAACATACGGCAACTCTCCAGGAACTTCATGATAAGGCAAAACGATATCATTGGTTTGGTGGCAAGAGAGGTAATCTGTAATGGCTATACAGAAATAGAATCGAGATACAAATTCCAAGTGAGGTTCGAAAGGGACACCGAACTTGCGGAGAAGTGGTATCTCATATTCATGGATGTGACGGGGAAGTTACAGTACGAAACTGCAAGAAACTATTTAGAAGCCGCTCGTTTCGTGAACTATTCGAATAAGTTGGCCGACTGCGAGCGGGTATTCAAGTACTCTATGCCAAAGGCTATAGAAGATCATGAATTCgacgcagcagcagtgcGAGATGATCAGGAACAACAAAGTTCTGAAGAATCACGTTGCGTTAGTATTGGGTCGTCATGTGAGGAGAGGGAAACACAAATCTCTCTTAGTAAATATTTCGATCCGCAGCTGTACTGTGATTACGAACAGTTGACCAGTGAGCCCTGTCAATCAATGGTTTACTTGGATGTGAACGCTATAAATTTGAGTGTTGATGAGGTAAATACCGATTCCTTGGAACCACTGGAAGAACAGCTTCTATCGAAATCCAAACACCCTGGCAAATCAAAGCACGAAGATAGTCTATCAGCCTCCCTTTATCGTGCCGTGCTTTACAGTCTCTGTTTATCGCTCGGAGCGATCTTCACTCTACTGTTCTTGGCAAGCCAGGATGACAGTGTTGAATACGACATGTACTGA